One genomic window of Bactrocera dorsalis isolate Fly_Bdor chromosome 4, ASM2337382v1, whole genome shotgun sequence includes the following:
- the LOC105224139 gene encoding sphingosine kinase 2 — translation MSRGKVLKNPCKSFCIIMDPCNLSLDLSDTHFVYDDTAASAVSSPLTPTSSVTKISPTGVIELSEHFYINNKQKAPIPVELKLNGEGIYLRRETGEVDEINEQRIRMDDIIGSSCGPSMKKSHRVSLAPCRRIDEESEVEQATKKDISAYLHIYAYIKNEKHSMRRERTVRILRFRSFDTYEENLKVAERWHHAIRINKAALKHELVEKQLLIFLNPKSGSGKGREMFHKQMAPVLKEADVPYELHVTAHYNFAREYVRKHSDLLRSYSGIVVASGDGLFFEVLNGIMEREDWRAITRQLPLGIVPCGSGNGLARSIAYLYNEPYGPKPILYATLTCIAGKLAPMDLVRIDIGKEGKASEMYSFLSVGWGLIVDVDIESEHLRSIGASRFTFWAIRRLISLRTYKGRLSYIRCDRKDGRKAFGTRVSTVSNEERRLPPEVQEFHDIPNTPAGAKEDDFYSTNTGTNRDDEFGDAISLDHMSFHSNADSWHSAVSKRTAYFSLTDQSIRSRRSVLSRLESINLEYESRRPPSTIPSLDLPVPTDTWHTEEGEYVMVHAAYTTHLSADCFFAPESRLNDGIIYLVIVRSGVGRSQLANFLLGMSSGTHLPKEPNKYIEVVPVRAFRIEPSPEREGIMAVDGERVDYGPLQGEVLPGMIKVMVPNGNAID, via the coding sequence ATGAGCAGaggaaaagttttaaaaaatccgtGCAAATCGTTTTGTATCATTATGGATCCTTGCAATCTGTCACTCGACTTGTCCGACACGCATTTCGTGTATGACGATACGGCTGCCAGTGCTGTGAGCAGTCCGTTGACACCCACGTCCAGCGTAACGAAAATCTCGCCTACGGGTGTCATCGAGCTCAGCGAACATTTTTACATCAATAATAAGCAGAAAGCACCCATCCCCGTCGAGTTGAAACTAAATGGCGAGGGCATATATTTGCGCCGCGAAACTGGCGAAGTGGACGAAATCAATGAGCAGCGCATACGTATGGACGATATTATAGGCAGTAGTTGTGGACCGAGTATGAAGAAGAGTCATCGCGTCTCTTTGGCCCCCTGCCGTCGCATAGATGAAGAATCCGAAGTTGAGCAGGCGACAAAAAAGGACATTAGcgcttatttacatatatacgcgTATATAAAGAACGAGAAGCACTCGATGCGACGAGAGCGTACCGTGCGCATATTACGTTTTCGTTCCTTCGATACGTATGAGGAGAACTTAAAGGTGGCCGAACGTTGGCATCATGCAATACGCATTAATAAAGCGGCGCTCAAGCATGAATTGGTCGAGAAACAATTGCTGATTTTTCTAAATCCCAAATCCGGTTCGGGTAAGGGACGTGAAATGTTCCATAAACAAATGGCGCCCGTGCTGAAGGAAGCCGATGTGCCGTATGAATTGCACGTGACCGCACATTATAATTTTGCACGTGAATATGTGCGCAAACATAGCGATCTCTTGCGTAGTTATAGTGGCATTGTGGTCGCATCGGGTGATGGACTCTTCTTCGAAGTGCTGAACGGGATAATGGAACGTGAGGATTGGCGCGCAATTACACGACAATTGCCGCTTGGTATTGTACCCTGCGGTTCGGGTAATGGCTTGGCGCGCAGTATTGCATATCTTTATAACGAACCATACGGACCGAAGCCCATATTGTATGCTACATTGACATGCATTGCTGGCAAGTTGGCGCCGATGGATCTGGTGCGTATCGATATTGGCAAAGAGGGTAAAGCCTCAGAGATGTACTCATTTCTATCGGTCGGTTGGGGTTTAATCGTTGACGTTGATATCGAGAGTGAACATTTGCGTTCGATCGGTGCATCACGCTTCACTTTTTGGGCTATACGACGGCTGATTAGCTTGCGCACTTATAAGGGCAGATTGTCCTATATACGCTGTGACCGTAAGGATGGCCGTAAGGCCTTTGGTACTCGCGTTTCCACAGTGTCGAATGAGGAACGACGTTTGCCACCCGAAGTACAGGAATTCCATGATATACCAAACACGCCGGCGGGCGCCAAAGAAGATGATTTCTACTCAACAAATACTGGCACCAATCGAGACGATGAATTTGGTGATGCCATATCGTTGGATCATATGAGCTTCCATTCCAATGCTGATAGCTGGCATTCGGCTGTTTCGAAACGCACAGCTTACTTCTCGCTCACCGACCAAAGCATACGCTCGCGTCGCAGCGTACTAAGTCGCCTCGAATCGATCAATTTGGAATACGAAAGTCGTCGCCCACCATCCACAATACCGTCACTGGATCTGCCGGTGCCTACAGATACTTGGCACACCGAGGAGGGTGAATACGTTATGGTGCACGCGGCTTACACCACACATCTGTCCGCAGATTGCTTCTTTGCGCCTGAGTCTCGTCTCAACGATGGCATCATCTATCTAGTTATAGTACGTAGCGGCGTTGGACGTTCGCAGTTGGCGAATTTCCTACTTGGCATGAGTTCAGGCACACACCTGCCAAAGGAGCCGAACAAGTATATTGAAGTGGTGCCGGTACGCGCTTTTCGCATCGAACCGAGTCCCGAAAGAGAGGGCATTATGGCGGTGGATGGCGAACGTGTGGACTATGGTCCGCTGCAAGGTGAAGTACTGCCAGGCATGATCAAAGTCATGGTGCCGAATGGAAATGCCATCGACTAG